A section of the Mesobacillus jeotgali genome encodes:
- the mreC gene encoding rod shape-determining protein MreC: MPQFFFNKRLIMLLVSIIVLVALIGFSLRDREELTWPEQFVKDSTSWVQSVVSRPANYVAGIIENLQDLQNTYQENKELKKRVDDMARLEAKVYSLEKENEELQEILDKKESLADYEPIQAIRIARSPERWNELIIINKGASNGVKKNMAVITAKGLIGKVKSTTPFSATVQLISSIDPTNRISAILQADKPLYGTIEGYDKKKELLLLKGLPFDAKIEKGQNVVTTGMGGIFPKNLPIGKVVNVVPDQFGLNQTAYIKPEADLYDLEHVMVVKKSMVSVDLEESLEDGEGEEEGN; the protein is encoded by the coding sequence ATGCCACAGTTCTTTTTTAATAAACGCCTGATAATGCTGCTTGTGAGCATTATAGTCCTCGTGGCATTGATTGGTTTTTCTTTAAGGGATAGAGAAGAATTGACCTGGCCTGAGCAGTTTGTCAAAGACTCGACCAGCTGGGTGCAATCGGTGGTCTCCAGGCCTGCTAATTACGTTGCCGGCATCATTGAAAACCTTCAAGACTTGCAAAATACATATCAGGAAAACAAAGAGTTGAAGAAACGCGTTGATGATATGGCCCGACTTGAAGCCAAAGTATACTCCCTTGAAAAAGAAAACGAGGAGCTTCAGGAAATTTTAGATAAAAAAGAATCTCTTGCAGACTATGAACCGATCCAGGCAATCAGGATTGCCAGAAGCCCTGAACGCTGGAATGAATTGATCATCATCAATAAAGGCGCGTCCAACGGCGTGAAAAAAAACATGGCTGTTATCACGGCAAAAGGATTGATAGGCAAGGTCAAGAGCACGACTCCGTTTTCTGCTACAGTCCAATTGATCAGCTCTATTGATCCGACCAACAGGATTTCTGCGATCCTTCAAGCTGATAAGCCGCTTTACGGAACAATCGAAGGATACGATAAGAAAAAAGAGCTGCTGTTACTAAAAGGGCTTCCGTTTGATGCTAAAATTGAAAAAGGGCAGAATGTTGTAACGACTGGTATGGGCGGTATCTTTCCGAAAAATCTGCCGATTGGAAAAGTTGTCAATGTCGTACCTGATCAATTCGGCTTGAATCAAACAGCATATATAAAACCTGAAGCAGATCTTTATGATTTGGAACATGTCATGGTTGTTAAGAAATCAATGGTCTCTGTGGACCTTGAAGAAAGCTTGGAAGATGGCGAAGGTGAGGAGGAAGGCAATTGA
- a CDS encoding rod shape-determining protein: MFGIGTRDLGIDLGTANTLVFVKGKGIVLREPSVVALQTDTKNIVAVGNDAKNMIGRTPGNVVALRPMKDGVIADYETTATMMKYYIKQATKNKGWFAGKPYVMVCVPSGITAVEERAVIDATRQAGARDAFTIEEPFAAAIGANLPVWEPTGSMVVDIGGGTTEVAIISLGGIVTSQSVRIAGDEMDDAIINYIRKTYNLMIGERTAETIKMEVGSAGDAEGIENMEIRGRDLLTGLPKTIEITAEEIARALHDTVYAIVDAVKLTLEKTPPELASDIMDRGIVLTGGGALLRNLDKVISEETKMPVLIAEDPLDCVAAGTGKALDHIDLFKGKAKESR; this comes from the coding sequence ATGTTTGGGATTGGAACAAGAGACCTGGGGATCGACCTCGGTACAGCGAATACACTTGTTTTTGTAAAAGGAAAAGGAATTGTCTTAAGGGAGCCTTCTGTCGTAGCTCTTCAGACCGATACGAAAAATATCGTTGCTGTTGGAAATGACGCGAAGAATATGATTGGACGTACTCCTGGCAATGTTGTAGCGCTTAGGCCTATGAAGGACGGCGTTATTGCCGACTATGAAACAACTGCGACAATGATGAAGTATTACATCAAGCAAGCTACTAAGAACAAAGGCTGGTTCGCTGGCAAGCCGTATGTAATGGTTTGTGTTCCATCAGGAATCACTGCCGTTGAAGAGCGTGCTGTAATTGACGCTACACGCCAGGCCGGGGCAAGGGATGCATTCACGATTGAGGAACCGTTTGCAGCGGCAATCGGCGCCAACCTGCCAGTTTGGGAACCGACTGGAAGTATGGTTGTCGATATTGGCGGCGGAACGACTGAAGTAGCGATCATTTCTCTTGGCGGTATCGTCACATCCCAATCTGTTCGGATTGCTGGTGATGAGATGGATGACGCGATCATCAATTATATCCGTAAAACATATAACCTTATGATCGGTGAGAGAACAGCTGAAACGATTAAAATGGAAGTTGGTTCAGCAGGTGACGCGGAAGGAATCGAGAACATGGAAATCCGTGGTCGTGACCTGTTGACTGGATTGCCAAAAACAATCGAAATTACTGCAGAAGAAATCGCCAGGGCGCTGCACGACACCGTATACGCGATTGTCGATGCTGTTAAGCTGACGCTGGAAAAAACTCCGCCGGAACTTGCTTCTGATATAATGGACCGGGGAATCGTCCTTACAGGCGGCGGCGCGTTGCTGCGTAATTTGGACAAGGTCATCAGTGAAGAAACCAAGATGCCGGTATTGATTGCAGAAGATCCGCTTGATTGTGTCGCAGCCGGTACAGGCAAAGCACTGGATCATATCGATTTATTCAAAGGCAAAGCAAAAGAATCAAGATAA
- the radC gene encoding RadC family protein: MIRDYPQNERPRERFVQNGPQSLSNHELLALLLGTGSREESVLQLANRMLSQFEGLRLLKDATLEELTQIKGIGKAKAIHVLAAVEIGRRIANHTLDERYVVRSPEDGAKYLMNDMRFLTQEHFVCLYLNTKNQVIHKQTIFIGSLNASIVHPREVFKEAVRRSAASVICVHNHPSGDPTPSREDIEVTKRLAESGKIVGIELLDHLIIGENKYVSLKEKGYV, encoded by the coding sequence ATGATCAGAGATTATCCGCAAAATGAGCGGCCCAGGGAGCGGTTTGTCCAAAATGGCCCCCAGAGCCTCTCCAATCATGAATTGCTTGCCCTGCTGCTTGGTACAGGCTCGCGGGAGGAATCTGTCCTTCAGCTGGCAAACCGAATGCTATCCCAGTTTGAAGGCCTTCGCCTTTTAAAAGATGCAACTCTCGAAGAGCTGACCCAAATTAAAGGAATTGGCAAGGCGAAGGCCATCCATGTCCTGGCTGCAGTTGAAATTGGCAGGCGTATCGCTAATCATACCCTTGATGAACGTTATGTCGTCCGTTCACCGGAAGACGGAGCGAAATATTTGATGAATGATATGCGCTTTTTGACCCAAGAGCACTTTGTCTGTCTTTATTTGAACACGAAAAATCAGGTGATCCACAAGCAGACGATTTTCATCGGCAGCCTGAACGCTTCGATTGTCCATCCGCGCGAGGTGTTCAAGGAAGCAGTCCGCAGATCGGCAGCATCAGTCATTTGTGTGCATAATCATCCATCTGGTGACCCGACGCCGAGCAGGGAGGATATTGAAGTTACCAAACGGCTTGCTGAGTCGGGAAAAATCGTCGGGATTGAATTGCTTGACCATCTGATTATTGGAGAAAATAAATATGTTAGTTTGAAGGAAAAAGGGTATGTATGA
- a CDS encoding Maf family protein: MQRLILASSSPRRKELLENLRLQFEISSSDADESFSATLSPSEAVMELASRKSGMVAQNFPDCFVIGSDTVVVHDGMILGKPESGQEASEMLKKLSGNTHSVYTGVSIISPEKETRFYEKTDVTFWELSDEEIDTYIKSGEPFDKAGGYGIQGFGSMLVREISGDYYTVVGLPVSRLVRELRKIGYILPY; the protein is encoded by the coding sequence ATGCAACGCCTCATTTTAGCCTCTTCTTCTCCACGGCGAAAAGAACTTCTTGAAAACCTCCGCTTGCAATTCGAAATCTCTAGCAGTGATGCAGATGAAAGTTTCAGTGCAACCTTAAGTCCCTCTGAAGCAGTGATGGAGCTTGCTTCAAGGAAGTCGGGGATGGTGGCTCAGAATTTTCCGGATTGTTTCGTAATCGGCTCAGATACAGTCGTTGTACATGACGGGATGATTTTAGGGAAGCCTGAAAGCGGACAAGAAGCTTCAGAGATGCTCAAAAAGCTGTCTGGGAATACCCATTCAGTCTACACTGGAGTATCCATTATCTCCCCTGAGAAGGAAACGCGTTTTTATGAAAAAACAGATGTGACGTTCTGGGAATTGTCAGATGAAGAAATCGACACCTATATAAAGAGCGGTGAACCATTCGATAAGGCTGGCGGCTATGGAATCCAGGGATTCGGCAGCATGCTTGTCAGGGAAATCAGTGGGGATTATTACACAGTTGTTGGACTGCCTGTTTCAAGATTGGTCAGGGAGCTAAGAAAAATCGGTTACATCCTTCCTTATTAA
- a CDS encoding SPOR domain-containing protein, giving the protein MDKHGKTITIKINGKDRPVQENKQIHENETVKRKQKDEMINKHKYDKEKGNKFPIHEIREERSKVYPLDNEAAINETAAAQEKAGDNFEWVLPDPIEQEIVKEYKIAPEKPKNKKKGLGVSIWNAKPKRSNRFYTTIFVTVFFAVLLGTGFGVTFLKFVASEPETAAPAATAPKEAPPADNPAKGGEGLELKSIPVFIVQNGIFTTEEGAKERVNLLAGKGVTAELFPVNGKFAVYLGTAGSIESAKQQAEALKGKGLEVFAKPFEISGGKASGLTAEEAKFLQQSSDIYGILMNGSQASPEEVKKAEDYNALLQKIEDKKVKDKNILKAKASMEKASGSFIAYQKTKDANQIAEMEKSLLSFLSAYQSIGK; this is encoded by the coding sequence TTGGACAAGCATGGCAAGACAATCACAATCAAGATTAATGGCAAGGACCGTCCGGTTCAGGAAAACAAGCAGATTCACGAGAATGAGACCGTTAAGAGGAAGCAGAAAGACGAAATGATCAATAAGCATAAATACGATAAAGAAAAAGGTAATAAGTTCCCGATTCACGAGATTCGTGAGGAGCGCAGCAAGGTGTATCCGTTGGATAATGAGGCAGCAATAAATGAAACTGCGGCAGCCCAGGAAAAGGCTGGGGATAATTTTGAATGGGTTTTGCCTGATCCCATCGAACAGGAAATTGTTAAGGAATATAAAATAGCTCCTGAGAAGCCTAAGAACAAAAAGAAGGGCTTAGGGGTTTCAATCTGGAATGCTAAGCCAAAGCGGAGCAATCGGTTTTATACGACAATTTTTGTGACTGTTTTTTTTGCGGTCTTACTTGGTACGGGGTTTGGGGTCACCTTTCTTAAGTTTGTAGCATCTGAACCGGAGACGGCTGCACCAGCTGCCACTGCTCCAAAAGAAGCACCGCCGGCTGATAATCCAGCAAAAGGCGGCGAGGGACTCGAATTAAAATCAATTCCGGTTTTTATCGTCCAAAACGGGATTTTCACTACAGAGGAAGGCGCGAAGGAAAGGGTAAACCTCCTTGCAGGAAAGGGAGTTACTGCTGAGCTATTCCCTGTAAATGGCAAGTTCGCTGTCTATTTAGGAACCGCTGGAAGCATCGAGTCGGCAAAACAACAGGCTGAGGCACTAAAGGGTAAAGGATTGGAGGTTTTTGCTAAACCTTTCGAAATCTCTGGAGGAAAAGCCTCTGGTTTAACCGCAGAGGAGGCGAAATTCCTCCAGCAGTCTTCAGATATATATGGAATTCTTATGAACGGATCGCAAGCTTCACCCGAAGAAGTGAAAAAAGCAGAAGATTACAATGCGCTGCTTCAAAAAATCGAGGACAAGAAAGTAAAAGATAAAAATATCCTTAAAGCCAAAGCCAGTATGGAAAAGGCAAGCGGATCATTCATTGCTTACCAGAAAACAAAGGATGCCAATCAAATTGCAGAAATGGAGAAAAGCCTGCTATCTTTCCTGTCTGCCTATCAGTCAATTGGCAAATAG